Proteins found in one Mucilaginibacter gracilis genomic segment:
- a CDS encoding IS982 family transposase: MIDYDKITDIFCIVDEFCKDFDATTQPFLLGKPSKRPPTMSKSEIISICMLFHLSGFRCFKHFYIFYLQRHMQREFPNTVSYNRFVELSQSVLMPMSIFLKTCCLGLCTGISFVDSTPIRVCHTKRIKRNKVFKGIAEVGKSTMGWFYGFKLHIVLSDKGEILNFAITQANVDDREPLKNEAFLKAVFGKLFADKGYISEKLTKILFVGDIHLITNIRNNMKNSLMTMNDKIMLRKRSVIETVNDELKNICQVEHARHRSFTNFITNIVSGLIAYSFLPKKPSISYQQNRSNQILAF; the protein is encoded by the coding sequence ATGATTGACTACGATAAAATTACTGATATTTTTTGTATTGTTGACGAGTTTTGCAAGGACTTTGATGCCACTACCCAGCCATTCCTGTTAGGTAAGCCATCTAAACGCCCTCCAACCATGTCTAAAAGCGAGATCATATCCATTTGTATGCTTTTTCATTTAAGTGGCTTCCGGTGTTTTAAACACTTCTATATCTTCTATCTGCAAAGGCACATGCAGCGTGAGTTTCCTAACACCGTATCCTACAACCGCTTTGTAGAACTTAGCCAAAGTGTGCTGATGCCCATGTCTATCTTTCTCAAAACCTGCTGCTTAGGCTTATGTACTGGCATTTCGTTCGTTGATTCTACACCGATAAGGGTATGCCATACCAAACGGATTAAAAGAAATAAGGTATTTAAAGGCATTGCCGAAGTAGGCAAATCAACCATGGGCTGGTTTTATGGCTTTAAGCTCCATATCGTCCTTAGCGACAAGGGTGAAATACTCAACTTCGCTATTACACAGGCCAACGTAGATGACCGGGAACCACTTAAAAACGAAGCTTTCCTGAAAGCTGTTTTTGGCAAACTGTTTGCCGACAAAGGCTATATATCAGAAAAACTGACCAAAATATTGTTTGTTGGTGATATACACCTCATAACCAATATCCGTAACAATATGAAAAACAGCCTGATGACCATGAACGACAAAATCATGCTCCGCAAGAGATCGGTCATAGAGACTGTTAATGATGAACTCAAAAACATCTGCCAGGTCGAACATGCAAGACACCGCTCTTTTACTAACTTTATCACTAATATCGTATCCGGATTGATCGCTTACTCATTTCTCCCTAAAAAACCTTCCATATCCTACCAACAAAATCGATCTAATCAAATTCTTGCTTTCTGA